Proteins from a single region of Ziziphus jujuba cultivar Dongzao chromosome 1, ASM3175591v1:
- the LOC107409360 gene encoding caffeoylshikimate esterase, which yields MQSETLPPETPPNFWGNMPEEEYYTSQGVRNTKSYFDTPHGKIFTQSFLPLDTPNVKGTVYMSHGYGSDTGWLFQKICISFSTWGYAVFAADLLGHGRSDGLRCYLGDLEKVAAASLSYFVHVRRSEPYKDLPAFLFGESMGGAATMLMYFQSDPDTWTGLIFSAPLFVMPENMKPSKVRLFLYGMLFGIADTWAAMPDNKMVGKAIKDPEKLKIIASNPRRYTGQPRVGTMRELARVCQYIQDNFSKVTAPFLTVHGTADGVTCPTSSQLLYEKASSADKSLKLYDGMYHSLIQGEPDENANIVLRDMREWIDERVERYGSKISS from the coding sequence atgCAGTCCGAAACGCTGCCACCCGAAACGCCCCCGAATTTCTGGGGCAACATGCCGGAAGAGGAGTACTACACCTCCCAAGGGGTGCGCAACACCAAGTCCTACTTCGACACCCCACACGGCAAGATCTTCACCCAGAGTTTCCTCCCCTTGGATACCCCCAACGTCAAAGGCACCGTCTACATGTCACACGGCTACGGCTCCGACACCGGCTGGCTCTTCCAGAAGATCTGCATCAGCTTCTCCACCTGGGGTTACGCCGTCTTCGCCGCCGACCTCCTCGGTCACGGCCGCTCCGACGGTCTCCGTTGCTACCTCGGCGATCTGGAGAAGGTCGCCGCTGCCTCTCTTTCCTACTTCGTCCACGTCCGCCGCAGCGAACCTTACAAGGACCTCCCCGCTTTTCTGTTCGGCGAGTCCATGGGTGGGGCCGCCACCATGCTTATGTACTTCCAGTCAGATCCCGACACGTGGACGGGGCTGATATTCTCGGCGCCTCTGTTCGTCATGCCCGAGAACATGAAGCCCAGCAAGGTGAGGCTGTTCCTGTACGGCATGCTGTTCGGGATCGCCGACACATGGGCGGCAATGCCCGATAACAAAATGGTCGGGAAGGCAATCAAGGACCCGGAGAAGCTGAAGATCATAGCCTCGAATCCGAGACGTTATACGGGACAGCCTAGGGTTGGGACAATGAGGGAATTGGCTAGGGTGTGCCAGTACATACAGGATAATTTCTCCAAAGTTACGGCGCCTTTTTTGACTGTGCATGGGACGGCAGATGGAGTGACGTGTCCGACGTCGTCTCAGCTGCTGTATGAGAAAGCATCCAGTGCGGATAAGAGCTTGAAGCTTTACGATGGAATGTACCATTCGCTGATCCAAGGGGAGCCGGATGAGAATGCAAACATTGTGCTGAGGGATATGAGGGAGTGGATTGATGAGAGAGTGGAGAGGTATGGCTCTAAGATTTCTTcttaa